CCTTCGTTGTTGTTTTCCGGGAGCGTGACGCGCGCGGTCGGACCGGCCAGCCGGCTTTGTCGATCTTCCTGCAGGTCGTCCTGCAAGGTGACGCCGAAGGTGGGGCGGGTCGGCAGGATGGCATCGAAGAAATGGATCGGGAAATTGCTGGTCAAGCCGCCATCGGAAAACCAGACGCGCAGCAGTTCGACCCCGCTGCCCGGCAGCGGCAGGGCGCGGATGCGGTACAGCGGCACCGCCTGCAGCAGCAGCGGAAAGCTCAGGCTCATGCGCGCCGCCACCAGCACCGGCAAGTCGTCGGCGGGCGGCATGAAGTGGTAATCCATTCCTTGCCGGTTGTGTTCCTGCAGCAGCGCCTGCGTGCGTGCGCCGTGGCGCGGGGCGCCGGCGTGGGCAATGAGCCAGGCGACGATCTCGGGCGGGAACAGGTGCGCCAGTTCGGAAGCGCGGAACACCAGGTCGGCGCTGGCGTAGGGCAGGCGGTGCGCGCGCAATTCGCTGACGCCGGTGCTCATCAGCGCCAGCTCGATCGGCGGCTCCGAAGCGCGCAGCTGGCCGAAGGTCAGCGGCTGGTCGAGCGGCAGGCCGGCGATCTCCTGCACCGTCGCATGCAGCCATTCGGTCAGCGCCGGCGGCTGTCCGGGACCGCTGCGCAAACCCGGGCAGATGCCGCAGCGGTTGTGGCGCAGCCCGCGCCAGGCGGAGATTGCCGCGTGCAGCACGGCGCCCAGCAGCGCGGCGGCCGCCATCGACAGGCCGAACCACAGGCCGCCCGCCAGCCAGCCGGCCATGGTGAGCGGCCAATGCCCGCCCACCAGGCCGCTGCTGACGAAGGCGCCGAGCAGCCAGGCGCTGCTGCCCAGCAGCGCGCCCGGCGCAAAATGCAGCGGCAGCGCCAGCACGATGCGCGCCGCCGCGCGCGGCCTGCTGCCGGCGTTCAGCGCCGCAGCGAGCACGCGGAAATGCGCCGACAAGTCCGTGCAGGGCTGGAATAGGGAAAACAGCCGGGTTTTACCGGCGACCGTGGCGCGCAGGCGGCGCGGCAGCTTGGCCAGCAAATAAAAGCCGTCGTCGCTGCCCTGCCCGCTCTTGCGCACGCGGTTGCGTTTGTATTGGGCGGCGGCGCTGGCGATGGCCGCCACCGCGCCCACGCTGGCGCCGCCGATCGAGCGCAAGGTAAAGCGCTTGGCCAGCCGGGCGACAAAGGCGGGATAGACCACGCCCGAGGTCACCCCGCCCTCCATCACGA
The genomic region above belongs to Massilia forsythiae and contains:
- a CDS encoding patatin-like phospholipase family protein — protein: MADFLPDECDIVMEGGVTSGVVYPAFVARLAKRFTLRSIGGASVGAVAAIASAAAQYKRNRVRKSGQGSDDGFYLLAKLPRRLRATVAGKTRLFSLFQPCTDLSAHFRVLAAALNAGSRPRAAARIVLALPLHFAPGALLGSSAWLLGAFVSSGLVGGHWPLTMAGWLAGGLWFGLSMAAAALLGAVLHAAISAWRGLRHNRCGICPGLRSGPGQPPALTEWLHATVQEIAGLPLDQPLTFGQLRASEPPIELALMSTGVSELRAHRLPYASADLVFRASELAHLFPPEIVAWLIAHAGAPRHGARTQALLQEHNRQGMDYHFMPPADDLPVLVAARMSLSFPLLLQAVPLYRIRALPLPGSGVELLRVWFSDGGLTSNFPIHFFDAILPTRPTFGVTLQDDLQEDRQSRLAGPTARVTLPENNNEGITTAYVAIDDAAGVPLLPRFLSALLATVRGWRDEALKRTPGYRDRVVVIRHKRSEGGLNLDMKRQAIRIMSASGATAAHQLIERFLDPVAAQNGWLNHRWVRMRSTAAVLQDTLSPLHQAWHDARLAPSYAALWQAQGQQALPAYRLSEANRVAGDILWKGIVAIPPQIGPANLSDHAPRPQPELVISPKQS